The window CAAATTAATGAGTTTTATTTTTTATAGAAACATATATATACTGGCTATAAATCCACTTGCTAATATTGAAAATATCATAAGCCAAATAACTAATTTAAATATTTTTTTATTCATTATTTTCTAAAATTTCTTCTCCTGATTGAGTATTTTTTTCTTCGTGATTACTTCCGTTTAAGAAAACTTGTCTTATTTTTGCATATATTTCATCATACAATTCTTTATTTTCTTTTAATACTTTTTTAGATGCTTCTCTACCTTGTCCAAGTTTTTCACCTTGATAAGAGTACCATGAACCTGCTTTTTTTATAATATTATATTCAGCAGCTATATCAAGAGTTTCACCAACAGGGGAAATTCCTTCTCCGTACATTATATCTACTTCTGCTAGCTTAAATGGAGGAGCAACTTTATTTTTTACAATTTTAATTTTAGTTCTATTACCTAAGACATCTGAACCTTCTTTTATTTGGTCGCCTTTTCTTACTTCCATTCTTATAGTAGAGTAAAATTTAAGGGCTCTACCTCCTGTTGTAACTTCAGGATTTCCATATATTACTCCTACTTTTTCTCTAAGTTGATTTATAAAAATTGCTATAACATTTGATTTGTTTATAATACTTGTTAATTTTCTTAGTGCTTGAGACATCAGTCTAGCTTGTAAACCTATATGTGCATCACCAATTTCTCCTTCAATCTCAGTTCTTGGTACTAGAGCTGCAACAGAGTCAATTACTACTATGTCAATAGCTCCTGATTGAACAAGTTTTTCTGTTA of the Gemella sp. zg-570 genome contains:
- the recA gene encoding recombinase RecA, yielding MVKEKKTKDSSESLSREEALARAIKEIEKNYGKGAIMDLEGNTSVKVEAVSSGSLAIDKALGIGGYPRGRIIEIFGPESSGKTTVALHAIAEVQKQGGVAAFIDAENALDPEYAKALGVNFTKGRFFLSQPDSGEQALDITEKLVQSGAIDIVVIDSVAALVPRTEIEGEIGDAHIGLQARLMSQALRKLTSIINKSNVIAIFINQLREKVGVIYGNPEVTTGGRALKFYSTIRMEVRKGDQIKEGSDVLGNRTKIKIVKNKVAPPFKLAEVDIMYGEGISPVGETLDIAAEYNIIKKAGSWYSYQGEKLGQGREASKKVLKENKELYDEIYAKIRQVFLNGSNHEEKNTQSGEEILENNE